The sequence tttaaattaaataaaaagacTATCCATACATCTTGATGCTAACACAGTTGTTTGTAGTCCGGTACAGTAAATTGACAGTACAGTGAATTGACAGTTCAGTAAATTGACAGTACAGTAAATTGTCAGTACAGTAAATTGTCAGTACAGTGAATTGTCAGTACAGTGAATTGTCAGTACAGTAAATTGTCAGTATACTGAATTGACAGTATAGTAAATTGTCAGTACAGTGAATTGTCAGTACAGTAAATTGTCAGTATACTGAATTGTCAGTACAGTAAATTGTCAGTACAGTAAATTGTCAGTACAGTAAATTGATAACAATAGTACTTCAGTTTAATCATCATGGCTTGGCAAAGGAACATATTCTTATTGTCTTTGATATTTCATATTCTGTCATGTTCTTCCTAaatacatcccactgggcacacactggttgaatcatcgttgtttccacgtcatttcaatgaaattactttgaaccaatgtggaatagacctTGAatagacgtctgtgcccagtgggaatccACCCTAGTATGGTGACAAAGAAAACCAAAAATAAGATACACAATAAAAACATAGATATCATTGGTTTTGACATGTTGCTCTATAAAGTTGCTTGTAATATATATTTAACAGTGTTTCTTTCTTCTTATAGTTTACTTTTACTTTAGTTTCTCTGAATGGTATTTTTAAAAGACCTTCTCACTCGTTTTTCTTTTGAATAATTCCCAGTAAACACACAGCCCTTCTGTCCTGTGGGAGGGTGCTACTGGCtacttttgtcacgtcctgaccagcagatggagctgtggtagtagtttgggggtcaggacgtggcagtcttgcgtgtgtcttgtgactcctaatcaggaacagctgggaatcgttgttcctgattgggagtcatatatgtaggagttgtttgtcactggggtttgtgggtggttgtttttacactgcgttttgttatgcctgtaaaactgtcactgtggtgtttattggttttcagtggatgctctactccttttttgaaaattaaaatatgagtatccacacttccgctgcgccttggtcctccttacaACAGCACGAAGTATTTTGTGACAACTTTGCTCCATTTGTCAACATAGCTTCCTGGAAAAGTACTCCGGGTTAACCTATGAGGTTGATGGGGATTGGATGGCCACTGTACAATACCTATATTTAGCCATTTCATAGCTTTTCTCCGCTTAGTGTTAGgacagggtcgtgttcattaggcaccaaatagaATAAACCACTCTAAACCGGAGTGAAATGGGGAGGCCTATCTTGTAGGCCAACTTGTCAGATAAGAAAAACTATTTTTCATTTTCTGtaccaaaaatgtttttaaaacttTGGGGATTTACTctctgtccaataagaaactcaaAATGTtcctgttgcaaaatgttttccaACTGTtttccctaatgaacatgacccagatgTTAACTTTGATCTTTAACCTTTGACCCCACTGACCTTAATGAAATCAAAGAATACAACAAACAACATATACAGACAGCCATGTTGTAAATATCTGTAAAGACATCGAGACCATCTGTCTTCtccatatctttttaaaatagaTTAATGAATCTCTTATTTTACAAAAGTTTCTAAGAAACAGGTACCTGTAATTCTATTGCTATAAGAATGCATTGTTTTTTAGTATTTTTTATAGAATAGTTAAATGCATAGCACCATGCATAGATTGCCCTCACGGCAAGAGCAATGGATGTACTGGTATCGTGACGTGAGGGGTTTCGCATGGGTTCCCTCAAACTTAGATGTCACtagctaccacagccacaaaTTCAAAGGTTTAGCCATacttatgactttgtggctggggTAACTAGTGACGGCCCTCAACCTCACTGTGAACTGTTGCATCATGGGTATTTGGTGGAACAGGACATATTTTGTCCAACCACTCTTCTGGGCCATAAGGGAAACCACATATGGTAAAAACATATAATTTACCTGATGgtcagctagctactgtacatggtagagaTACCTTGTATGTATAAACCCACCTCacccactccagtacccctggaCGTTGACTAAGGTACTGGCAGTggcctgtatatacaaccactccagtacccctagACATTGACTAAGGTACTGGCAGTggcctgtatatacaaccactccagtacccctgtacATTGACTAAGGTACTGGCAGGgccctgtatatacaaccactccagtacccctggacattgactaAGGTACTGGCAGTggcctgtatatacaaccactccagtacccctggacattgactaAGGTACTGGCAGTggcctgtatatacaaccactccagtacccctggacattgactaAGGTACTGGCAGTGGCCTGTATATACacccactccagtacccctggacattgactaAGGTACTGGCAGTggcctgtatatacaaccactccagtacccctggacattgactaAGGTACTGGCAGTggcctgtatatacaaccactccagtacccctggacattgactaAGGTACTGGCAGTggcctgtatatacaaccactccagtacccctgcacattgactaagGTACTGGCAGTggcctgtatatacaaccactccagtacccctggacattgactaAGGTACTGGCAGTggcctgtatatacaaccactccagtacccctggacattgactaAGGTACTGGCAGTggcctgtatatacaaccactccagtacccctggacattgactaAGGTACTGGCAGTGGCCTGTATATACTTGCATTCTCTTGTTTCTTTAACTCACATCGTAGTTCTTGTGTggtttttatttaaatgtttcttTCTATTAGTATCGACCGTATCTATTATTATTATCACTGTGTTATtgggaaattgctctcaaggtgAGAATTTTACTATACTGTTTTACAGCTGTTGTATCTTGTCAAAGTGGCGGATAAACGTTGACACTTGAAACTTGAGATAGGACTTTGTATTGGTTGTATTTGGGAGATTCTTTGTCTTTTCTTAAGACTTGATGACATTCTCTTGGTCAGAAACCCTGAAAATCCCTGACACAGAAGTAACACTTATTTTATTGATTTTTTTTACTCAAATGTCAACTTCACTGACATATTGAACTGATATGTCAACTGAAGTGACATCTAGGAAGGCTCTCTGATAGACAGACACATTCTAAGTATGCAGCAAATCAATAATGAGAGCAAATCAAAATCAGCATAGCAAATAACAACTAGCAACTAGATTCACAGAATCAAACAAGGCCTCTTCGCCAAACAATGTGTACATTAGCCTGCTTTTCCAGCTTGCTGTTAGTCCCCTAAGACCCTTTTCACACTGTCGTGGAGACCCAAAAGGAAACATGGTACAGTCCTTTTCATCCAAGTAACATACAGTCATAAGGGTAATTGAATCTTTAGCTATGTTGATGTGTGGGCGTCATTACATCTGTTGTGTGTAATCCCTTGACTTCAGTGTCACAAACATTTCTAGGAGTGATACCAGTGGCATGCCTTGATTCTAAATCCTCTTGTCATTTCATATTGATTTTGATTATGACAGCCAAAATGTTGCTTAAACAACATAACAGCATTCACAAAGCATCCGTAAGCTTTGCTGAAAGCTGGAAGACACAATGATGAAATGCTTtcccatgctttccacctggctatccctaccctggtcaactgcccggcaccctccacagcaacccgccaatgcccccaccatttctccttcacccaaatccagatagcagatattctgaaagagctgcaaaatctggacccatacaaatcagccgggctagacaatctggaccctctctttctaaaatgatctgccgaaattgttgcaacccctattaatagcctgttcaacctctctttcgtatcgtctgagattcccaaaaactggaaagctgccgcgaacactctagacccaaactgctacagacctatatctatcctaccctgtctttctaaggtcttcgaaagtcaagttaacaaacagattaccgaccatttcgaatcccaccgtatcttctctgctatgcaatctggtttcagagctgatcatgggtgcacctcaggcaCATTCacaggtcctaaacgacatcataaccgccatcgataagagacattactgtgcagccgtattcctcgacctggccaaggctttcgactctgtcaatcaccacattcttattggcagactcgacagccttggtttctcaaatgatttccttgcctggtttaccaactacttctctgatagagttcagtgtgtcaaatcggagggcctgttgtccggacctctggcagtctctatgggtgtgccacagggttcaattctcgggccgactctcttctctgtatacatcaatgatgttgctcttgctgctggtgattctctgatccacctctacactgtgttaactaacctccaaacgagcttcaatgccatacaactctccttccgttgctaaatatgtgtacgtgaccaatacaatctgatttgatttgatttgaaaccaaACCACTTGTATTAACATGTTTTTCGAGAATCAGCCAGTCTATATCATTATGCTCTGGTCCACTCTgctactacagatgtaggatcttaatttgagctagttttctacagcaggaaaataattttgcagcaacaggaaatgtggattataatcaatggacatttttttgtaagggttgatacattttccattagggcaaatcaaatcTGACATTTTTAAAgcagaaattacaaactttaaaagccttttaaaaccttgaatacacaacaagtttgcatttcctgccacGCAGGAAAAGTAtcatcaacaaaagagtgatcaaattaagatcctacatctgtatagaaatgtttgtttgttttctttttgGATTATGCATAGCTTGGAAGGAAAAAGGATAGGGTTAAGGGTGCTAGAGTATATTTTAAGTGCTTCTAACAATTCAGcatctgggcctgtattcacaaagtgtctcagagtaggagtgcagctctaggatcagattagccttttagatcagaaaaataagattacatggaaaatgggggacctgatcctagatctgcgcTCCTACTCTGAGGCACTTTGTAAGTGCTGGCCCTAGATGACCACAGCCTAGTCCACTAAAAGGCAATTTTTCATGTTGTGAAAGAAGTAAGCTCTGCTCTGCATCGATATAGCCTGCTTGCAGCTCTGCCTGGCTAGGAGTCTGGCTTCAGTTCTGCAGTGAGTTCTGCAGTAACCTCACTGAGGTAGACACGCAAGACTTATGGCACATAAATCAATAGCAACAATGCAATGCAAAGCAAATGCAAAGCAATGGATATTCCCTTTGGATTTGAAGTGGTGCATGGGTGAAGAAACATAAAGCACAGGAGGGTGGTCGGTTCCAGGAAGAGCATAAGTGCATCATGAGGACAACAACGTTGAGTTGTTCTAGAATCTTGTTCTAGAATCTTGGGTAAACTCAATCATGGGTCATGTTGGTAATGGACTTCCATGGTTGTTTTCACTGAACATTCTCTCACTGTATtaataaccatcatcatcatcatccacatCAATAACAGCATTAATAACAGCATTAATAACAGCATTAATAACAGCATAATGCGGAAACAAGATCTTCTGCACCTGATCTGTTCAACATGTATTTATGttgtaggctatatacacagaggcACTTTCACTGAGCCTGTTGCATGGTGAGAAGGGTAAAGGCACTAGCAACTAAAGTGCAAAAGAATGATTTGCAATATTTATTAAACAAACGCTAATTTCATTCAAATTAGAGCTATTTCGATTGTTTTGTTTGTGAAAATAAACAAACGTCCCTAAATTTAGTGGTGAAATGGAAGACATGACTCATAATACCTTTACTTTTTCTTTGTTCAAAGAAGGTCCATGCACTGCACTATTGAAGTAATACTGTAATACTTGGTGCGTATTTATGAGAATATGCATTTTTGATAATAGGTATTTATTTTTGCTTCTTTGATCGAGAACGTTTTAATTCTGAACCCCCGAGTTGGGTTTGGATATACTGTATTTTGTCACATTTCAGAAAcgtttcaggattttttttttttaaattgcccACGTTTCGTTTCCATGACAGTATTAGACACTATTCAGTGGCTGTAACTGCACCGAGCTGAATACTGACGTCATGCATTAGATATACTAGGATACACAGTATCTAGTCGATAGGCCGTAATGCAGGTTGCTTTTTCTCATGCTATGATCTTAGTTTAGTTACTGTTTCCCTTACGATTTTTAACATTCACTCCCTAGATTCTTCTAAACGATTAGCATTTTGAAATGAAAAACTCTCAGTGAAACAAAAGCACGAAGGGGTGGAAGAATCGAATAAAGGCATAGGGGGGATGCAAatatccaaaatatttttttttctccattattATGAGGTTATGTCTCATCACGCATGCCAATATCAACATGTATGGGGAGTTTCTAAACATGCTCATGTGAAGCTCTTTTGTTATATAATTGTGCTGTCTTGCATTTAAAGGGATAAAATCCCATGGAATCACTTAGTGATATCATAATTACAGCATCTTACTGCTGGAAAATAGCAGCATTGCGGATGTCCGTATCCTagatcctcctcttcatcatccaaACCAGGAGATCAGTGATCAGTCTTTTCCCTGGTCGCTTTGCTGGATAGTAAATCCTTTGATGACAGAGGGGTAGAGGAGTAGCCTCTGACTTCAGGCGAGGCGTCGCTCGATCCGACCACTGTCTGACTGCTACAGATGCTGActagcgtctctctctctctctgcaggcagCAGAGCGTATTTCTGATGCATTTTCTCCTGGATGCATTGTGCAACTTGCTGAAATGTTATCTGTAATCCATGCATAACATTTTAATTACGACGCCTGGCTTCGTCTGATAAAGACAGATATGTCCTCGTGAGTGCTGTTGGTTAGTGTTCCTCCAAGGACGCCCGCATTTGCTTGTGCGTGTTAAATAGAAGTTGTTTCTTTTTCAATACTTATTTAAAGGATCATTTTAGAATAATTAATTTACTCTATCTATATGTTATATTCTCTACTAACAGcttaattttcttttttttccctgTAATAATTACTTTCAAATTGCTGAGcatgtttgttgttgtaatgCTAGAACGCTTATAGGAGGCGAATGAAGCTTCCAGCCCTGATGGTCTAGTGCAGTTAACGGCAGTTAACGGCAGTTAACGTGACGGCATCATTAAAGTCCCATGGCGTCTAATTCTACACATCTGTAAGCAGCTTGCTTTTATTTACACAGTTTTGGTTGGCTATAGTGCAATTGCCAGTTCTGAGGTTTGCCTCTCTAAAGTTGTCGATGCTATTATTTATATCTCCATCAATCTCCATGTATTCTGATTTGCTGACAGTGGACGAGCTACGGCGACTAGAATTGCTTTCACTAATGTTTGGTTCACTAACGTTTAAGAGTTGGGCCTGCTCCTCTCCCTCGGTCTCCCTGTGGTAGAAGTAGTTGAAGTTGGACACAATGACAGGCACTGGGAGCGCAATCGTCAACACACCAGCTATGGCGCAAAGGGAACCCACTATCTTACCCCCTATAGTGACAGGCACCATGTCCCCATAGCCCACAGTTGTCATAGATACCACGGCCCACCAGAAGGCTTCTGGGATGCTGCCGAAGTACGACCCTTTCTCCTCGGCCTCTGCGAAATACACCGCGCTGGAGAACAGGATGACTCCGATGAAGAGGAAGAAGATCAGCAATCCGAGCTCGCGCATACTGGCCTTGAGGGTTTGTCCCAGGATCTGCAATCCTTTGGAGTGTCGCGACAGCTTGAAGATCCTAAACACTCTGACCAGACGGATCACCCTGAGGATGGCCAGAGATGTCGCCTGCTCCCCCATGCCCTCGTCCTGGTCTTCGGGGTCCTCAGCCAGCTCCGTGCCCAGTGTGATGAAGTAAGGAATGATGGCCACTATATCAATGATGTTCATCATGTTTTTGGAGAAGACCGCCTTGCTTGGACACGCGAAAAAACGCACTAACAACTCAAACGAGAACCAGATAATGCAAAGAGTTTCAATAATGAAGAAAGGGTCGGTTAGGATGTTTGGTTTGTAGTAAAAAGTGTGGTTCCCTACAGTCTTAAACCGACCCCTAGGGTCCTCTTTCAAGTCGGGTAAAGTCTCTAAACAAAAGATGACTATAGAAATCAGAATGACCATAACAGATACTATAGCAATTCCTCTGGCCGGACCCGAGCTCTCTGGGTGCTCAAAAAGCAGCCAGATCTGACGCTGGAATTCCTTCTCAGGTAAAGGACGCTCTTCCTCCCTGACGAAGCCCTCATCCTCACGGAATTTCTCCATGGCATCCACTCCCAACTCATAAAACTTTATCTCTTCCGAGAACATATCCAATGGGACGTTGACGGGCCTTCTCAGCCTACCGCCAGACTGGTAATAGTAGAGGATGGCATCGAAACTGGGACGGTTTCTATCAAAGAAATACTCGTTTCTCAGGTGGTCAAAGTAGCGCATCCTCTTCTTGGGGTTGCCTAGCAATGTCTCGGGGAACTGGGAGAGAGTTTTGAGTTGCGTCTCGAACCGCATCCCCGCTATGTTGATGACCACCCTCTCGCAGCAGTCGTGGTCTTCGTGGTCGGGGGGGTACGAGTCCTGCGGGTGCCCCGGCACTGCCACGGTCTCGTCCATGTTATCTCCTGCCACTACGGTCATCTTGTAGCTCGAATTCGGGAGCTCTGTTGCAGCAGGAGTTGTGGAATTCCGGTTGTCCGGTTAATCTGATTGAACAGGCGGCATTCAGGTTTTGGCAGGGTACAATTTCCTTCTCCACTCCTTTTCTTCTCCCCCTATTTCTTGTGCTAGTCCCCAGATAGTGGGGGTATAACTTGCTTTGCCTCAGTGCGGCTCCACTGCGGTTCTGGCTGACTCAAGCATTGCTGCTCTCCGCTGCATCTGCTGCTGCTGATGCCTCTGTCACACagtcagagagaaaaaaagagaaaaaaacggATCTAAGGAGCAGTGGAGATATTTGCTGGCTCAGCAATTTctgccatttatttatttatttggccTCTAGGCTACATTTGCTGTCTGTTTATTTATCAGCGTTTAAAGAGGCAAACTGTATTGTTTTATTGGTGATAATCTAGACGTAAAGTAATCGACTATGCATATTGTAATTGACAGGGTTAAATGTTATATAATTGCACCACTTTATATGCATGTTTTGTCACATTACGCTGTTTGAAACTTGCCTCACGCAAATAATGAAGTGTTAAATACACTAAAAGTAACAGTCTATAAATGGCCTAATAGTAATAGATAACAAGAGCCTTGGAAGTATTTCTCTTGACCCTAACCCtcaaatgacagacagacagacagagtgcacCAGTTTCAATGCTTACCTCAGGATGATCGTGAAGGAATCCTGACGGAATGCGTCTTGTCCGCGACTCAGCACAGTCATTCAACGCTAGGACATCCTGTACATCCGGAgagttgttgtcatgtgttaaaACATTAACACTTTACGTTGCACTCCACCGCAACACATTGGAGCTTTCCTCTGCAGCGTCAGATCGCCCTGGTAGGCTAGAACTCTCAAGGCATCACTGTCTGAGCTGTTCGTCTCGGATAATTTAAATGTCTTATTTGTCTACATCTTGATCCTGTCGTCTCTTCTTCATATTCGATGTAAAATCACGCGGGAGTCAGAGGAGAAACGTGAAGATGGAAAAAAACGGAGAAAAAGTAACTATAAGCCGCAACGTCTGTAGCCGCTTGTGCGGTTGGGCACTTCGAACTGAACGGCTTATACCGCAGGAGAAAGTATTATTCCGCCGTTCAGAGGGGAGATACATTAAGGAGCAATAAGCGAACCCTTGCCATTTTCAGACATTACCGCATCAGCAGAAATGTCCTGTTACTAGTAGCCTAGACAAGATGACGGGCATTCTGGGATGTGATTTACCTCGAGCCGGCACACTGTTAAGAGGGAATGGAGACTGGGGGTGCTTAAATAGAGGGAGGAATCGATTATAGAGGGAGGAATCGATTATGTGAAGAGAGAATCAGTTCATAATAATGGTTCAGCATATTGTTGTTAGGTATTTCACATGCAAGgagagtggaggtggagagaaagtggagtgtgtgtttgagtttgAGGGTGGTGGGGCGGGGGTGAGcgtaggagagggagggagggaggagcgcGGTTCGACGCAATGCAGACCGGCTATACTAAAGCACGCTGCCACGAGTTCTCTCTACACCACAAAAGCAAGAGCATTGTGTGTGCCAGCATTGGCGTAATATCTGCTCTTCTGAAGGAAGGGTTATGAGCCAGCCAGTACCTTAATCATTATTTCCCAACCAATCAACAATGGTCCCTAATGATAGGCTACTGATAAACTAATAGTTTATAACTTAAACTACAGTAATGAATTCATACAGTTTACATGTTTCTCTCTCAACTTCGCAGTTGTTCATACTCTCTTCTCAGCTCAATTCTGTGAGTGGCCACTGACCGGAAAGAGCGGTTGCGGTACAGACCATTTCAGCAGGAGTGCctgtttcagcaccatggacagcggtCTCGAGCAGCGCGTCTCCGAACAGAGCGCGCTCGACCATTATCCTGACCACCTACCCCCTGCCCTTCCTAGTGCATGGCGCAATGTCCTGTTGTTCTTACTGTCAATCTAATCGATAGGACTAATTGAAAATAGGCACGTCACTGGTTTAAGATAGATCTGTGTCAAATTGCAGTGAGTTCATTTAATTaacttttttaaaaaaaatgtttagaaGGCCTGCATTAGTGAATGTTAGGAGTTGTCTGATCATTTATAAGCGAATAACTAACTCTTTCGCGTCATCCACGATGATTTTGTGAAATTGTCTTTTGTTATGTGTGtttttaaaattgatttaattaacATACCAAATTCGAAAAATATCTAGGGTCATTACTTTTGGATCTTATGGATGtaataaactgaataaacaaaaaaGATATGATAATTTACAAAGCATGATTAATTGTACATACTgcagaagtaggcctataggcataAATACACCAATGGCCATGTGCCAATGTAGCCAGCAGATTAAGCTAATTGTATCAATATCCCACAACTCAATATTTATTACCACACATTGTAATTTCATCACATCTGTGTAGCTTTATCGATATATCCATTAGGAACGAGTCTGGGAATAATGCTACAACTCAAATAGTGTTCTGTAGGCCTAGCATTAAAATGTAAAATGCGTTTTGGGAGTTAGGTCACCTATTTCATTCGAAATTACAATTTTAAATCAACAATATCCTTTTTAGATTGTTACAGTCAACACTCAACAATAAGGAAGGCAGCTATGGACATGATCCATTGACAATCCCTTGATAGAATATCATTAATAAGAAATGGACCGTATTCCCAACCCTCCCTCTCTGCACAACACATCTCCATGACACTCTCTCCGTGATATTACCATTACCTAATCACTGACATAGTATTACAGGATCAGACAGATGTATAATACATTGTATTATGGTTGTTATAAAGCACAAAGCACACATCTGACAACAGCATCACTGTATGTGACGTGAGAATGGAACTGGGAGTAATTGGAGGGATCAAGCCCTCTCACTGTAAAGCTCAGCTATGTAGGTACCATTGTGCTTAACACTCCAAATCCATGAATAATGTTACAGAGACGGAAGCCATCTTATAGGTGTTCTCTTACACTATTCTCTTTCCTCTGgatctctctatctcgctctctcgctctctctctctgtctctctctccctatctctaactctctatctctctctctctatctctatctctctctctcgctctcactcaattcaattcaatgggctttattagCAAGGTGAAAATATGTTTGTTGACATTGCCAAAATAAGtcaaatagataataaacaaaagtgaaataaacaatatttaaatgaacagtaaacattatactcacaaaagtttgaaaggaatagagacatttcaaacgtcatattatgtctatatactgctaaaaaaaataaagggaacacttagttgaatgtgctgacaacaaaatcacacaaaaataatcaatggaaatccaatttatcaacccatggaggtctggatttggagtcacactcaaaattaaagtggaaaaccacactacaggctgatccaactttgatgtaatgtccttaaaacaagtcaaaatgaggctcagtagtgtgtgtggcctccacgtgcctgtatgacctccctacaacgcctgggcatgctcctcctgctcctccttgcacaaaggcggaggtagcggtcctgctgctgggttgttgccctcctacggcctcctccacgtctcctgatgtactggcctgtctcctggtagcgcctccatgctctggacactacgctgacagacacagcaaaccttcttgccacagctcgcattgatgtgccatcctggatgagctgcactacctgagccacttgtgtgggttgtagactccgtctcatgctaccactagagtgaaagcacaggcattcaaaagtgaccaaaacatcagccaggaagcataggaactgagaagtggtctgtggtcaccacctgctgaaccactcctttattgggggtgtcttgctaattgcctataatttccacctgttgtctattccatttgaacaacagcatgtggaatgtattgtcaatcagtgttgcttcctaagtggacagtttgatttcacagaagtgtgattgacttggagttacattgtgttgtttaagtgttccctttatttttttgagcagtgtatatacagaattgtaacgatgtgcaaatggttaaagtacaaaggggataataaatcaacataaatatgggttgtatttaccatggtgtttgttcttcactggttgcccttttcttgtggcaacaggtcacaaatcttgct comes from Salmo trutta chromosome 7, fSalTru1.1, whole genome shotgun sequence and encodes:
- the LOC115197628 gene encoding potassium voltage-gated channel subfamily A member 1-like, whose protein sequence is MTVVAGDNMDETVAVPGHPQDSYPPDHEDHDCCERVVINIAGMRFETQLKTLSQFPETLLGNPKKRMRYFDHLRNEYFFDRNRPSFDAILYYYQSGGRLRRPVNVPLDMFSEEIKFYELGVDAMEKFREDEGFVREEERPLPEKEFQRQIWLLFEHPESSGPARGIAIVSVMVILISIVIFCLETLPDLKEDPRGRFKTVGNHTFYYKPNILTDPFFIIETLCIIWFSFELLVRFFACPSKAVFSKNMMNIIDIVAIIPYFITLGTELAEDPEDQDEGMGEQATSLAILRVIRLVRVFRIFKLSRHSKGLQILGQTLKASMRELGLLIFFLFIGVILFSSAVYFAEAEEKGSYFGSIPEAFWWAVVSMTTVGYGDMVPVTIGGKIVGSLCAIAGVLTIALPVPVIVSNFNYFYHRETEGEEQAQLLNVSEPNISESNSSRRSSSTVSKSEYMEIDGDINNSIDNFREANLRTGNCTIANQNCVNKSKLLTDV